A single region of the Streptomyces virginiae genome encodes:
- a CDS encoding carbonic anhydrase — protein MSSNIRTTSAPHSRRALLRTAVAGTAAAAGAGLTLGAALPAFAGSWAPESAEPVTTPAQALRRLAAGNRRWRAQDQEHPHESAPLRRRLAQGQQPFALVLGCVDSRVPPELVFDQGLGDLLTVRSAGEVLDEAVLGSIAYGVLELRIPLVLVLAHQSCGAVAAAVHADESGDPLPAHVQYLADQIRPSIDHGRQGEARVDATIDAHVRNVRGRLAAEPDLAGKVAAGELAVVAARYELRDQHVRTLA, from the coding sequence ATGTCTTCGAACATACGAACCACCTCTGCTCCGCACAGCCGCCGTGCCCTGTTGCGCACCGCGGTGGCGGGCACGGCCGCGGCCGCCGGAGCGGGCCTGACCCTCGGCGCGGCCTTGCCCGCCTTCGCCGGCTCGTGGGCCCCGGAGAGCGCCGAGCCCGTGACCACCCCCGCACAGGCCCTGCGTCGGCTGGCGGCCGGCAACCGGCGGTGGCGGGCCCAGGACCAGGAGCACCCGCACGAGTCCGCGCCCCTGCGCCGCCGGCTCGCCCAGGGCCAACAGCCCTTCGCGCTCGTGCTGGGCTGCGTCGACTCCCGCGTTCCGCCCGAGCTGGTCTTCGACCAAGGACTGGGTGACCTGCTGACCGTGCGGTCCGCGGGCGAGGTGCTGGACGAGGCGGTTCTGGGGAGCATCGCGTACGGGGTTCTGGAGCTACGCATACCGCTCGTGCTCGTCCTGGCGCATCAATCGTGCGGAGCGGTCGCCGCCGCGGTCCACGCCGACGAGTCGGGCGACCCGCTGCCCGCCCACGTCCAGTACCTGGCCGATCAGATACGGCCGTCCATCGATCACGGTCGGCAGGGCGAGGCCCGCGTCGACGCGACGATCGATGCGCATGTGCGCAACGTCCGCGGACGGCTCGCGGCCGAACCCGACCTCGCCGGGAAGGTGGCGGCGGGCGAACTCGCCGTGGTCGCGGCCCGCTACGAGCTCCGCGACCAGCACGTACGCACCCTGGCCTGA
- a CDS encoding DUF7144 family membrane protein: MGQPTPTGGNWNTGPAPGNTPLYPSGDSQGAGNVGTLFAAVLLLVTGCLAVFQGIAAIANDDVYARIGSYVFEFDLTAWGWIHLIVGIIVILTGVGLFAGSNLARGAGIALAGISVILNFMWLPYQPWWSIIIIAIDVFIIWALCTSWTHTTD; the protein is encoded by the coding sequence ATGGGCCAGCCGACACCGACCGGGGGAAACTGGAACACCGGCCCCGCGCCGGGCAACACCCCGCTGTACCCAAGCGGCGACAGCCAGGGCGCGGGGAACGTGGGCACGTTGTTCGCCGCCGTCCTCCTCCTGGTGACCGGCTGCCTCGCGGTGTTCCAGGGCATCGCGGCCATCGCCAACGACGACGTCTACGCCCGCATCGGCAGCTACGTCTTCGAATTCGACCTCACGGCGTGGGGTTGGATCCATCTGATCGTCGGGATCATCGTCATCCTCACCGGGGTGGGCCTGTTCGCCGGCTCGAACCTGGCGCGGGGCGCCGGTATCGCACTCGCCGGTATCAGCGTGATCCTCAACTTCATGTGGCTGCCGTACCAGCCCTGGTGGTCGATCATCATCATCGCGATCGACGTGTTCATCATCTGGGCCCTGTGCACGAGTTGGACGCACACCACCGACTGA
- a CDS encoding VOC family protein, which translates to MLTLGTIVMGAADVRRAADFWSRALGYVPRDGQVDDGWTVLVPADGGGPGLALGRSVTPVQERPRVHLDLYAADAAEQSAEVARLVSLGARHVDWDSYPQDPDFVVLADPEGNRFCVIDATHG; encoded by the coding sequence ATGCTGACCCTCGGAACGATCGTGATGGGAGCCGCGGACGTGCGGCGGGCCGCGGATTTCTGGAGCCGGGCGCTGGGGTACGTACCCCGCGACGGCCAGGTGGACGACGGCTGGACGGTCCTGGTCCCGGCCGACGGCGGCGGTCCGGGCCTGGCGCTCGGCCGGAGCGTGACGCCCGTACAGGAACGGCCGCGCGTCCACCTCGATCTGTACGCGGCGGACGCGGCGGAGCAGAGCGCCGAGGTCGCACGGCTGGTCTCGCTGGGGGCGCGGCACGTCGACTGGGATTCCTACCCGCAGGACCCGGACTTCGTGGTGCTGGCCGACCCCGAGGGCAACCGCTTCTGCGTCATCGACGCCACGCACGGCTGA
- a CDS encoding DUF5997 family protein has product MTSHQNTQTMKPATAAKKLGVYLEATPAEFQEGVVSRSELSALQADPPQWLQELRANGPHPRPVVAAKLGVSIAGLARGGVTEPLTTEQIEALKQEGPEWLQRERATQAEVRKETVRIKEKNAERAAKAGEQHS; this is encoded by the coding sequence ATGACGTCGCACCAGAACACCCAGACGATGAAGCCCGCGACCGCGGCGAAGAAGCTGGGCGTGTACCTCGAGGCCACCCCCGCAGAGTTCCAGGAGGGTGTCGTCTCGCGCAGCGAATTGAGTGCGCTCCAGGCCGACCCGCCCCAGTGGCTGCAGGAGCTGCGCGCCAACGGTCCGCACCCCCGACCGGTGGTGGCGGCCAAGCTCGGCGTGTCCATCGCCGGCCTCGCCCGCGGCGGGGTCACCGAGCCCCTCACCACGGAGCAGATCGAAGCGCTGAAGCAGGAAGGCCCCGAGTGGCTCCAGCGTGAGCGTGCCACCCAGGCCGAGGTCCGCAAGGAAACGGTCCGCATCAAGGAGAAGAACGCGGAGCGGGCCGCGAAGGCCGGCGAACAGCACTCCTGA
- a CDS encoding cellulose binding domain-containing protein: protein MGSTVGHRRRTSRTAKVTGALVTAAVIGGVAFAFTGTAQASSVGAVYTKSSSWSGGYTGQYVITNSTGTAQSDWTLQFDLPAGTKIDSLWNGTHTVSGRRVTVKPASWNGRLAAGASVTVGFVASGTGTLGNPTGCLINGVKCSVDQGATAQPSGRPTARPTVTASPAPTAPATSAAPTGTKPPSPTATAPTPTPAPGGGGARFAPYVDTSLYPAYDLLDTATKTGVKEFHLAFITSGGGCAPLWGGVTDLANDKVAAQIGALRAKGGDVRVSFGGAAGHELALNCATVDELAAAYGKVVDQYRLTKVDFDIEGAALPDTAANARRAQAIARLQKSHPGLDVAFTLPVMPEGLTQPGVALLADAKKNGVRIDAVNIMAMDYGPAYSGDMGQYAIQAATATQAQIKGVLGLSDAAAWKAVAVTPMIGVNDVASEIFTVEDATQLVQFAASKGIGRLAMWSSTRDKQCAAGAVNHADATCSSILQQPLAFTKAFSGLK from the coding sequence ATGGGCAGCACAGTCGGGCACCGGCGCAGGACGAGTCGTACGGCGAAGGTCACGGGTGCGCTCGTGACGGCCGCGGTGATCGGTGGGGTGGCCTTCGCCTTCACCGGGACCGCGCAGGCGAGCTCGGTCGGGGCCGTGTACACGAAGTCGAGCTCCTGGAGCGGCGGTTACACCGGCCAGTACGTCATCACCAACAGCACCGGCACGGCGCAGTCGGACTGGACCCTGCAGTTCGACCTGCCGGCGGGTACGAAGATCGACTCACTCTGGAACGGCACCCACACGGTCTCCGGTCGCCGCGTGACCGTGAAGCCCGCTAGCTGGAACGGCCGGCTGGCGGCGGGCGCCTCCGTCACCGTCGGCTTCGTCGCGAGCGGCACCGGCACCCTCGGCAACCCCACCGGGTGTCTGATCAACGGGGTGAAGTGCTCGGTGGACCAGGGCGCCACGGCCCAGCCCAGCGGGCGTCCCACCGCCCGGCCCACGGTGACGGCGAGCCCGGCCCCGACCGCGCCCGCCACGTCCGCCGCGCCCACCGGGACCAAGCCGCCCTCCCCCACGGCGACCGCCCCGACCCCCACCCCCGCCCCCGGGGGCGGCGGCGCGCGCTTCGCCCCGTACGTGGACACCTCCCTGTACCCCGCGTACGACCTGCTCGACACCGCGACGAAGACGGGCGTGAAGGAGTTCCACCTCGCCTTCATCACCTCCGGCGGGGGCTGCGCACCGCTGTGGGGAGGCGTCACGGATCTCGCGAACGACAAGGTCGCCGCCCAGATCGGTGCGCTGCGCGCCAAGGGCGGCGACGTCCGGGTGTCGTTCGGTGGGGCCGCCGGTCACGAACTGGCCCTGAACTGCGCCACCGTGGACGAGCTGGCCGCCGCGTACGGCAAGGTCGTCGACCAGTACCGGCTCACCAAGGTCGACTTCGACATCGAGGGCGCCGCCCTGCCGGACACCGCGGCGAACGCCCGCCGCGCGCAGGCCATCGCCCGGTTGCAGAAGTCCCACCCGGGCCTGGACGTCGCCTTCACCCTGCCGGTGATGCCCGAGGGGCTGACCCAGCCGGGCGTGGCGCTGCTGGCCGACGCCAAGAAGAACGGTGTGCGGATCGACGCCGTCAACATCATGGCGATGGACTACGGTCCGGCGTACAGCGGGGACATGGGGCAGTACGCGATCCAGGCCGCGACGGCCACGCAGGCACAGATCAAGGGCGTGCTCGGGCTGTCCGACGCTGCGGCATGGAAGGCCGTGGCCGTCACGCCGATGATCGGCGTGAACGATGTCGCGAGCGAGATCTTCACGGTGGAGGACGCGACGCAGCTCGTGCAGTTCGCCGCCTCGAAGGGGATCGGTCGGTTGGCCATGTGGTCCTCCACGCGGGACAAGCAGTGCGCGGCCGGGGCCGTCAACCACGCCGACGCCACGTGCAGCTCGATCCTTCAGCAGCCGCTGGCCTTCACCAAGGCCTTCTCCGGACTCAAGTAG
- a CDS encoding chaplin encodes MSRVLKSAGLALVLGLAVMGGASSASADATAEGIAAGSPGVLSGNVIQIPIHIPINLCGNSINVIGALNPAAGNVCVNA; translated from the coding sequence GTGTCGCGTGTTCTGAAGAGTGCGGGTCTGGCCCTGGTGCTCGGCCTGGCGGTCATGGGCGGTGCGTCCTCGGCGTCGGCCGACGCCACCGCGGAGGGCATCGCGGCGGGCTCGCCCGGTGTGCTGTCGGGCAACGTGATCCAGATCCCGATCCACATTCCGATCAACCTGTGCGGCAACAGCATCAACGTGATCGGTGCGCTCAACCCGGCCGCCGGCAACGTCTGCGTCAACGCCTGA
- a CDS encoding DUF6000 family protein, whose product MTPHELTILLEGGWRERLTAAWLVAAARRTEFRERLGEMLLASEVCFAGSAYCVALATFATAADADLPAAYLDRYLRRPDLDYDQPAAMGALLHLDAELDTDHAARFLTADGPWHQWIDGPPHKKHHDTPDSHCEAIGRLCAFAEESAEHRPAGKHGVVREFRAEAAD is encoded by the coding sequence ATCACGCCCCACGAGCTGACCATCCTGCTCGAAGGCGGGTGGCGCGAACGCCTCACCGCGGCCTGGCTCGTCGCCGCCGCCCGGAGAACCGAGTTCCGCGAGCGCCTCGGCGAGATGCTGCTCGCCAGTGAGGTCTGCTTCGCCGGCTCGGCCTACTGCGTCGCCCTCGCCACGTTCGCGACCGCCGCCGACGCCGACCTGCCGGCGGCCTACCTCGATCGCTACCTGCGACGCCCCGACCTCGACTACGACCAGCCCGCCGCCATGGGCGCGCTCCTCCACCTCGACGCCGAGCTCGACACCGATCACGCGGCCCGATTCCTGACCGCGGACGGACCCTGGCACCAGTGGATCGACGGGCCACCCCACAAGAAGCACCACGACACACCGGACAGCCATTGCGAGGCCATCGGCCGGCTCTGCGCTTTCGCCGAGGAGAGCGCCGAACATCGCCCGGCAGGGAAACACGGCGTCGTCCGGGAATTCCGGGCGGAAGCCGCGGACTAG
- a CDS encoding ribosome-inactivating family protein — protein MLFSPALASADEYRSLTSTIRSKAQDAQGFFGGAGRKEGEMPYLPLHVQLRGLFIELYIELRPRNTSLRIVGFRNIFENGQAPPEAYVRHVRDSVAPPGLSRTEALPFGGGRADLETAAAVRRSGILLGRRPLSDAVIRLHQNRDARSTAHGLLVLSEMLCEAARYPALADAMSRIWMTGGRL, from the coding sequence ATGCTGTTCTCCCCGGCGCTCGCTTCGGCCGACGAATACCGATCCCTGACCTCGACCATCCGGTCCAAGGCGCAGGACGCGCAGGGATTCTTCGGCGGAGCCGGTCGCAAGGAGGGCGAAATGCCCTACCTACCCCTCCACGTCCAACTGCGCGGTCTGTTCATCGAGCTCTACATCGAGCTCCGTCCACGCAATACGAGTCTGCGGATCGTCGGCTTCCGCAACATCTTCGAGAACGGTCAGGCCCCGCCGGAAGCGTACGTCCGCCACGTGCGGGATTCGGTCGCACCACCGGGCCTGAGCCGCACGGAGGCCCTGCCGTTCGGCGGAGGCCGCGCCGACCTGGAGACGGCCGCCGCCGTCCGGCGTTCGGGGATCCTGCTCGGGCGCCGGCCTTTGAGCGACGCCGTCATTCGACTGCATCAGAACCGCGATGCGCGGAGCACCGCGCACGGATTGCTCGTGCTCTCGGAAATGCTCTGCGAGGCCGCCCGATATCCCGCCCTGGCCGATGCGATGTCACGTATATGGATGACCGGAGGGCGACTCTAG
- a CDS encoding LysR substrate-binding domain-containing protein, with the protein MTGSEVPHSFRLAYVPGVTPSKWVRIWNERLPDVPLTLVAVSPIEAFGVLRAGGADAGFVRLPVDRDDLSAIPLYTETTVVVVPKDHLVAAAEEVSTEDLADEIVFHPLDDTLAWEQLPGKPAIERPETTADAIELVAAGVGVLVVPQSLARLHHRKDLTYRPVTDAPASRVALSWPQEETTDLVEEFIGIVRGRTVNSTRGRAPTPPQPKAKRKRPETGTGGGGQRKSGGAKTSSGKPTGKNPRGAAGGGAKGGKGGKPRRRP; encoded by the coding sequence GTGACAGGCTCGGAAGTACCCCATTCGTTCCGGCTCGCTTATGTCCCGGGGGTCACACCCAGCAAGTGGGTGCGTATCTGGAACGAGCGGCTGCCCGACGTCCCGCTGACCCTGGTCGCGGTGTCCCCGATCGAGGCGTTCGGCGTGCTGCGGGCGGGCGGCGCCGATGCCGGATTCGTGCGCCTGCCGGTCGACCGTGACGATCTCAGCGCGATCCCCCTCTACACCGAGACCACGGTGGTCGTGGTCCCCAAGGATCACCTCGTGGCCGCGGCGGAAGAGGTGTCCACCGAGGATCTCGCCGACGAGATCGTGTTCCACCCGCTCGACGACACCCTGGCCTGGGAGCAGCTGCCGGGCAAGCCGGCGATCGAGCGCCCCGAGACGACGGCCGACGCGATCGAGCTGGTGGCCGCCGGTGTGGGCGTGCTCGTGGTCCCGCAGTCGCTCGCCCGACTGCACCACCGCAAGGACCTGACCTACCGGCCTGTCACGGACGCGCCCGCCTCGCGGGTCGCGCTGTCGTGGCCGCAGGAGGAGACCACCGATCTGGTGGAGGAGTTCATCGGGATCGTCCGCGGCCGGACCGTGAACAGCACGCGGGGGCGCGCGCCGACCCCGCCGCAGCCCAAGGCGAAGCGCAAGCGCCCGGAAACGGGCACGGGTGGCGGCGGGCAGCGGAAGTCGGGGGGCGCGAAGACCTCGTCCGGGAAGCCGACCGGCAAGAACCCCCGCGGCGCCGCGGGCGGCGGTGCCAAGGGCGGCAAGGGCGGCAAGCCCCGCCGTCGCCCGTAG
- a CDS encoding sensor histidine kinase: MDNPPKSAKTTKTARSSRSGTGAALRAWGGAGLYTLVLALLIGGVPYAAGPLLGIVLLLALTPLVPLLRHRPLAALTLTLLGGTLVAGAARDNSPGRFLVFLASDLVLGLVVATRPRRDAVVALVVVVVVELPAVGLLSHGPYDIMSTGLIAFLSLGAVCMAGLRYRERREHTAELRTRQVAEAVTAERLRIARELHDMVAHSIGVIAIQAGVGGRVIDTQPAEARAALLAIETTSRETLSGLRRTLVALRRAEPDGHEGQAPLGPAPGLADLDALVATTADAGVRVDVRWVGERGQLPPEIDLSAYRIVQEALTNVVRHAGTGHCRVTIGYGEQELTVEVVDDGRGAPDGIGSTGFGITGMRERVGLLHGRFSAGPQAGGGFRVEAALPLPRTAAVVDGLR, translated from the coding sequence ATGGACAATCCACCGAAGAGCGCGAAGACCACGAAGACCGCGCGGAGTTCGAGGTCAGGGACCGGAGCGGCCCTCCGGGCCTGGGGCGGCGCGGGCCTCTACACCCTCGTCCTGGCGCTGCTGATCGGTGGTGTCCCGTACGCCGCCGGGCCGCTCCTGGGGATCGTGCTGCTGTTGGCTCTGACCCCGCTCGTCCCGCTGCTGCGGCACCGGCCGCTCGCGGCACTGACGCTGACCCTCCTCGGCGGGACGCTCGTCGCGGGCGCCGCCCGGGACAACAGCCCGGGCCGGTTCCTCGTCTTCCTCGCCTCGGACCTGGTCCTGGGCCTCGTCGTCGCCACGCGCCCCCGCCGGGACGCGGTCGTCGCCCTCGTCGTGGTGGTCGTCGTGGAGCTCCCGGCCGTCGGGCTCCTGTCGCACGGACCCTACGACATCATGAGCACCGGCCTGATCGCCTTCCTGTCCCTGGGTGCTGTCTGCATGGCGGGCCTGCGGTACCGAGAGCGCCGCGAGCACACCGCCGAACTGCGCACACGGCAGGTGGCCGAGGCCGTGACGGCCGAACGGCTGCGCATCGCCCGCGAGTTGCACGACATGGTCGCCCACAGCATCGGGGTGATCGCCATCCAGGCCGGTGTCGGCGGCCGGGTCATCGACACCCAGCCGGCCGAGGCCCGCGCCGCGCTGCTGGCCATCGAGACCACCAGCCGCGAGACCCTGTCCGGCCTGCGCCGTACGCTGGTCGCCTTGCGTCGGGCCGAGCCGGACGGCCACGAGGGGCAGGCGCCGCTCGGACCCGCTCCGGGACTCGCGGACCTCGACGCGCTGGTGGCCACCACCGCGGACGCCGGAGTGCGGGTCGACGTACGGTGGGTGGGGGAGCGCGGTCAACTGCCGCCCGAGATCGACCTGTCGGCGTACCGCATCGTGCAGGAGGCGCTGACCAACGTGGTCCGCCACGCGGGCACCGGGCACTGCCGGGTCACCATCGGATACGGGGAACAGGAGCTGACCGTGGAGGTCGTCGACGACGGGCGCGGTGCGCCCGACGGCATCGGAAGTACGGGATTCGGCATCACCGGCATGCGCGAGCGGGTCGGCCTGCTGCACGGCCGCTTCAGTGCCGGCCCCCAGGCCGGGGGCGGCTTCCGGGTCGAGGCGGCGCTGCCGCTGCCCCGCACCGCGGCGGTCGTGGACGGGCTCCGATGA
- a CDS encoding PP2C family protein-serine/threonine phosphatase has translation MDLRPPSHPRHHRSPTVGHAQLAVPFALIALVTTVDVLAPPEVHLGPFLAAAPAVTASFAGPRMTGFVGLVAVLAQVVVATTRTSLTDLNHTFQIIALVMISAFATFFAHLREVHEKEVTQLRSVAETAQEVVLRPLPDRIGPLGVASVYLAAAAEAQIGGDLYAAARTATGTRLIIGDVRGKGLEAVGDAALVLGAFRASAHQEAGLPGLVDYLEAAVSADLDGGGDEGESFVTAAVLEIPDAEPVVHLVSCGHPPPLLVLRAGGAEQLEVDRPAPPLGLAGLVAASVTAQTFAFTEGDVLLLYTDGVLEARDGAGAFYPLARRVSAWPGLRPQALLDRVCEDLLAHAAGNTLDDDAAMVAIERSAAP, from the coding sequence ATGGATCTCCGGCCACCGTCGCACCCACGTCACCACCGGTCCCCCACGGTGGGCCACGCGCAGTTGGCGGTCCCGTTCGCGCTGATCGCCCTGGTGACGACGGTGGACGTGCTCGCTCCGCCGGAGGTGCACCTCGGGCCGTTCCTGGCTGCCGCGCCGGCCGTGACCGCGTCGTTCGCGGGGCCCCGGATGACGGGCTTCGTCGGGCTGGTCGCCGTACTGGCCCAGGTGGTGGTCGCCACGACCCGCACCAGCCTGACCGATCTGAACCACACCTTCCAGATCATCGCGCTCGTGATGATCTCGGCGTTCGCGACCTTCTTCGCCCACCTGCGCGAGGTGCACGAGAAGGAGGTCACCCAGCTGCGCTCGGTGGCGGAGACCGCCCAGGAGGTGGTCCTGAGGCCGCTGCCCGACCGGATCGGCCCGCTCGGTGTCGCCTCCGTGTACCTGGCCGCGGCGGCCGAGGCCCAGATCGGCGGCGATCTGTACGCCGCCGCCCGGACGGCCACCGGCACGCGGCTGATCATCGGCGATGTGCGGGGCAAGGGGCTGGAGGCGGTCGGGGACGCCGCGCTCGTCCTGGGCGCCTTCCGGGCCTCCGCCCACCAGGAGGCCGGGCTGCCCGGCCTGGTGGACTACCTGGAGGCCGCGGTCTCGGCGGATCTGGACGGTGGCGGGGACGAGGGCGAGAGTTTCGTGACCGCGGCCGTTCTGGAGATTCCCGACGCCGAGCCGGTGGTGCACCTCGTCAGCTGCGGCCATCCGCCGCCGCTGCTCGTGCTGCGCGCCGGGGGCGCCGAGCAGCTGGAGGTGGACCGGCCCGCGCCGCCGCTGGGGCTCGCCGGGCTCGTGGCGGCGTCGGTCACCGCGCAGACCTTCGCCTTCACCGAGGGGGACGTGCTGCTCCTCTACACGGACGGGGTCCTGGAGGCACGCGACGGGGCGGGCGCCTTCTACCCGCTGGCGCGGCGCGTGAGCGCATGGCCGGGGCTGCGCCCGCAAGCACTGCTGGACCGTGTGTGCGAGGACCTGCTGGCGCACGCGGCCGGCAACACCCTGGACGACGACGCGGCGATGGTCGCGATCGAACGGAGCGCGGCACCCTAG
- a CDS encoding SDR family oxidoreductase codes for MILVTGATGNIGSALLKELRARGAGPLRGFTRDAARAVLPEGVEAAEGDLADPGTLKSALDGVRSLFLVSRLGPDADILEAARAAGVEHVVLVSSITVRTHPHLGPAVENLEVERLLKASGMAWTILRPTQFASNALMWAGTVRDHETVRAPYAGTALPTIHPADIAAVARVALTEPGHHGRTYALTGPEPVSAREQVAAIAAVLGREVPFVEISRGQAHARMAAVFGADAADAVLDVTGGDVNEELLRVRDTVARITGTPARPFRQWAAEHADAFR; via the coding sequence ATGATCCTCGTGACCGGAGCCACCGGAAACATCGGCAGCGCCCTGCTGAAGGAGCTGCGCGCACGCGGCGCCGGACCGCTGAGGGGGTTCACCCGGGATGCCGCACGGGCCGTCCTCCCCGAGGGGGTCGAGGCCGCGGAGGGCGACCTCGCGGATCCGGGGACGTTGAAGTCCGCGCTGGACGGCGTGCGTTCGCTGTTCCTCGTCTCACGCCTGGGACCGGACGCCGACATCCTCGAAGCCGCTCGTGCGGCAGGCGTGGAGCACGTCGTCCTGGTCTCCTCCATCACCGTTCGGACCCACCCGCACCTCGGCCCCGCCGTCGAGAACCTGGAGGTGGAGCGGCTGCTGAAGGCGAGCGGCATGGCCTGGACGATCCTGCGGCCGACGCAGTTCGCCTCCAACGCCCTGATGTGGGCCGGGACCGTCCGGGACCACGAGACCGTCCGCGCACCGTACGCCGGGACCGCGTTGCCGACCATCCACCCCGCGGACATCGCGGCGGTGGCGCGGGTGGCACTGACCGAACCCGGCCATCACGGACGGACCTACGCGCTGACCGGTCCCGAGCCGGTGAGCGCCCGCGAGCAGGTCGCGGCCATCGCGGCGGTCCTGGGCCGGGAGGTGCCCTTCGTCGAGATCAGCCGCGGGCAGGCCCACGCGCGGATGGCCGCGGTCTTCGGTGCCGACGCCGCGGACGCGGTGCTCGACGTCACGGGCGGCGATGTGAACGAGGAGCTGCTGAGGGTGCGCGACACGGTCGCGAGGATCACGGGAACGCCGGCCCGTCCCTTCCGGCAGTGGGCCGCGGAGCACGCCGACGCCTTCCGCTGA
- a CDS encoding class F sortase yields the protein MKSTLVRSPRRALGPLAAVALAGLLLTGCGGQNAAAPPAPAGQNQQGGAPPAADAAPPTGKAPTAGSQSGGSTGTGAGAGSGRAEQALARSAPQKISIPSLNVSSSLETLQQNADGTMQTPKDPALAGWYEPGPTPGSQGPAVIAGHVTWNGASAVFEKLKTMKGGDTIKVTRQDGKTVTFTVDRVAEYPKAEFPTLEVYKNIDHAGLRLVTCGGNFDPKKHYYDSNVVVYARMTGAA from the coding sequence GTGAAGTCGACCCTCGTACGGTCCCCCCGCCGGGCCCTGGGCCCGCTGGCGGCCGTCGCGCTCGCGGGGCTGCTCCTCACCGGGTGCGGCGGCCAGAACGCGGCGGCGCCCCCCGCCCCCGCGGGGCAGAACCAGCAGGGCGGGGCGCCTCCCGCCGCGGACGCCGCTCCGCCCACCGGGAAGGCGCCCACGGCCGGATCGCAGAGCGGCGGGAGCACGGGTACGGGCGCGGGTGCCGGCTCGGGCCGGGCGGAGCAGGCCCTGGCCCGGTCCGCGCCGCAGAAGATCTCGATCCCCTCGCTCAACGTGTCCAGCTCCCTGGAGACCCTGCAGCAGAACGCCGACGGCACCATGCAGACCCCGAAGGACCCCGCGCTCGCGGGCTGGTACGAGCCGGGGCCGACCCCCGGCTCCCAGGGACCGGCCGTGATCGCCGGGCATGTCACGTGGAACGGCGCATCCGCGGTGTTCGAGAAGCTGAAGACGATGAAGGGCGGTGACACCATCAAGGTCACCCGGCAGGACGGCAAGACGGTCACGTTCACGGTGGACCGCGTAGCCGAGTACCCGAAGGCCGAGTTCCCGACTCTGGAGGTCTACAAGAACATCGACCATGCGGGCCTGCGGCTGGTCACCTGCGGCGGCAACTTCGACCCCAAGAAGCACTACTACGACAGCAACGTGGTCGTGTACGCCCGTATGACGGGCGCCGCGTAA
- a CDS encoding YdeI/OmpD-associated family protein, whose protein sequence is MEELGGVEIIGFADAAAFESWLAEHHTRHEGVWIKLAKKKSGIASVTDDELVDIGLCYGWISGQRRALDERYYLQKYVPRRAKSLWSQVNVDKVAELSAAGRMREPGLAEVRRAQADGRWTHAYESQRTAAVPPDLAAAFAAHPAAGAAFEALDRTGRYQVILPLLKALTPESRRARLDRAVRSLGGDGAAG, encoded by the coding sequence ATGGAGGAGCTGGGCGGGGTGGAGATCATCGGCTTCGCGGACGCCGCGGCGTTCGAGAGCTGGCTGGCCGAGCACCACACGCGCCACGAGGGCGTGTGGATCAAGCTGGCGAAGAAGAAGTCGGGGATCGCGTCGGTCACCGACGACGAGCTGGTCGACATCGGGCTGTGCTACGGCTGGATCTCCGGGCAGCGGCGCGCCCTCGACGAGCGGTACTACCTGCAGAAGTACGTGCCGCGCCGGGCCAAGAGCCTGTGGTCGCAGGTGAACGTGGACAAGGTCGCGGAGCTGAGCGCCGCGGGGCGGATGCGGGAGCCCGGGCTCGCCGAGGTGCGCAGGGCGCAGGCGGACGGGCGGTGGACGCACGCCTACGAGTCTCAGCGGACGGCGGCGGTGCCACCGGATCTCGCGGCGGCGTTCGCGGCGCATCCGGCGGCGGGAGCGGCGTTCGAGGCCCTCGATCGCACCGGGCGCTACCAGGTCATCCTGCCGTTGCTGAAGGCGCTCACCCCGGAGAGCAGGCGGGCCCGGCTCGACCGGGCGGTGCGATCGCTGGGCGGGGACGGGGCCGCCGGGTGA